One part of the Futiania mangrovi genome encodes these proteins:
- the cimA gene encoding citramalate synthase, whose product MTRERIYLFDTTLRDGAQTQGVDFSVTDKRLIAEALDGLGIDYIEGGWPGANPTDTAFFGEPPALRTARLTAFGMTKRAGRSVQNDPGLAAVLDAKTPAVCLVGKTWDYQVDVALGVPREDNLRAIYDSIAEVARRGAEPLFDAEHFFDGWKANRDYALSCLVEALEAGARWIVLCDTNGGTVPGEVFEIVSEVAKTIPGDRLGIHAHNDTENAVANSLAAIEAGVRQVQGTLNGLGERCGNANLCSLIPNLMLKDRYAKRFETGIGEDALARLTSVSRLLDEILNRHPNRHLPYVGGSAFAHKGGLHVSAVLKAPETYEHVKPESVGNRRIIPVSDQSGRSNIVSRLRDAGIEVRADDDRIGRLLEIVKEREFQGYAYDAAEASFELLARRTLGQLPAFFCVDGFRVLVERRFNAVGELVTVSEAVVKVRVDDEVLMSVGEGNGPVNALDQALRKDLGRYSQFIEDLTLEDYKVRILTSGTEAVTRVLIESRDAKGRRWGTVGVSPNIVDASFQALSDAIVYKLLREGAPASGAAVAPKGGSASWAGGC is encoded by the coding sequence ATGACCCGCGAGCGCATCTATCTCTTCGACACCACGCTGCGCGACGGCGCACAGACGCAAGGGGTCGACTTCTCCGTCACCGACAAGCGGCTGATCGCGGAGGCGCTCGACGGGCTGGGCATCGATTACATCGAGGGCGGCTGGCCCGGCGCGAACCCGACCGACACGGCCTTCTTCGGCGAGCCGCCCGCGCTGCGCACCGCAAGGCTCACCGCGTTCGGCATGACGAAGCGGGCAGGCCGCTCCGTCCAGAACGACCCGGGCCTTGCCGCCGTGCTCGATGCGAAGACCCCTGCCGTCTGCCTCGTCGGCAAGACGTGGGACTACCAGGTCGACGTGGCGCTCGGCGTACCGCGCGAGGACAATCTCCGCGCGATCTACGACAGCATCGCCGAGGTTGCGCGCCGGGGGGCCGAACCCCTGTTCGATGCCGAGCATTTCTTCGACGGCTGGAAGGCGAACCGCGATTACGCGCTCTCCTGCCTCGTCGAGGCGCTGGAGGCCGGTGCGCGCTGGATCGTGCTGTGCGACACCAACGGCGGCACCGTGCCGGGCGAGGTGTTCGAGATCGTGTCGGAGGTCGCAAAGACCATCCCCGGCGACCGGCTCGGCATCCATGCCCACAACGACACCGAGAACGCGGTGGCGAACTCGCTCGCCGCCATCGAGGCGGGCGTGCGCCAGGTCCAGGGCACGCTCAACGGGCTGGGGGAGCGATGCGGCAACGCGAACCTCTGCTCGCTCATCCCGAACCTGATGCTGAAGGACCGCTATGCGAAGCGCTTCGAGACGGGCATCGGCGAGGACGCGCTCGCCCGCCTCACCTCCGTGTCGCGCCTGCTGGACGAGATCCTGAACCGCCACCCGAACCGCCATCTGCCCTACGTCGGCGGCTCCGCCTTCGCGCACAAGGGCGGCCTGCACGTCTCCGCCGTGCTGAAGGCGCCGGAGACCTATGAGCACGTGAAGCCCGAAAGCGTCGGCAACCGGCGCATCATCCCGGTCTCCGACCAGTCCGGCCGGTCGAACATCGTCTCGCGCCTGCGCGATGCCGGGATCGAGGTGCGCGCCGACGACGACCGCATCGGCCGCCTGCTGGAGATCGTGAAGGAGCGGGAGTTCCAGGGCTATGCCTACGACGCGGCGGAGGCCTCGTTCGAGCTTCTGGCCCGGCGCACGCTCGGCCAGTTGCCGGCCTTCTTCTGTGTCGACGGCTTCCGCGTGCTGGTAGAGCGCCGCTTCAACGCGGTGGGCGAACTTGTGACCGTTTCCGAGGCGGTCGTGAAGGTCCGTGTCGACGACGAGGTGCTGATGTCGGTGGGCGAGGGGAACGGCCCCGTCAACGCGCTTGACCAGGCGCTGCGCAAGGACCTCGGCCGCTACTCGCAATTCATCGAGGACCTGACGCTCGAGGACTACAAGGTCCGCATCCTGACCAGCGGCACCGAGGCTGTGACCCGCGTGCTGATCGAGAGCCGCGACGCCAAGGGCCGCCGCTGGGGCACGGTCGGGGTCTCTCCGAACATCGTCGATGCCTCCTTCCAGGCCTTGTCCGACGCCATCGTCTACAAGCTGCTGCGCGAGGGCGCGCCCGCATCCGGTGCGGCCGTTGCGCCGAAGGGCGGATCGGCCTCCTGGGCAGGCGGCTGTTGA
- the rarD gene encoding EamA family transporter RarD codes for MSAQPESGPAPVRPTREDPGGLAAAFGAYALWGVLPVLWKEYDFLPAIDTVAHRVIWCLLLLLAILPFRGTFGNFLAGLRDPRRMAVLTVTAAVIGLNWTVFIWAVGEGHILEASLGYFLNPLFSVLLGFLLLGEKLTRLQWLAILMAAAAVANQIVAVGAFPWVALGVAGSFGLYGYLRKITPVGPAVGLATESLIGLPVAVGWLLLFGAREAGSDVLAGFDSGWHVFLLLMTGPATAAPLLLFATAARRIRLATVGILQYVAPSIMFALAVFLYGEPLDAGKLATFALIWAALALYTWEMLRPRGPVPIPPTGPAGG; via the coding sequence TTGAGCGCGCAGCCCGAAAGCGGGCCGGCCCCGGTGCGGCCAACGCGCGAGGATCCGGGCGGGCTGGCGGCCGCTTTCGGGGCCTATGCGCTCTGGGGCGTGCTGCCGGTGCTGTGGAAGGAATACGATTTCCTCCCCGCCATCGACACGGTGGCGCACCGGGTCATCTGGTGCCTTCTTCTGCTGCTCGCGATTCTCCCCTTCCGGGGCACGTTCGGAAATTTCCTCGCCGGCCTGCGCGACCCGCGCCGGATGGCGGTGCTCACGGTCACGGCGGCGGTCATCGGGCTCAACTGGACGGTCTTCATCTGGGCCGTCGGTGAAGGCCATATTCTCGAGGCCTCGCTCGGCTATTTCCTCAACCCGCTGTTCAGCGTGCTGCTGGGCTTCCTGCTGCTGGGGGAGAAGCTGACCCGCCTGCAATGGCTCGCGATCCTCATGGCCGCCGCGGCGGTGGCGAACCAGATCGTCGCGGTCGGCGCCTTTCCCTGGGTCGCGCTGGGCGTGGCGGGCAGCTTCGGTCTCTACGGCTATCTGCGGAAGATCACCCCCGTGGGGCCCGCGGTTGGCCTCGCGACCGAGAGCCTGATCGGCCTGCCGGTCGCGGTGGGCTGGCTCCTGCTCTTCGGCGCGCGGGAGGCGGGGAGCGATGTGCTCGCGGGTTTCGACAGCGGCTGGCACGTCTTCCTGCTGCTGATGACCGGCCCTGCGACGGCCGCGCCCCTGCTGCTGTTTGCGACCGCGGCCCGGCGCATCCGGCTTGCGACGGTGGGCATCCTCCAGTACGTCGCGCCGAGCATCATGTTCGCCCTCGCCGTCTTCCTCTACGGGGAGCCGCTGGACGCGGGCAAGCTCGCGACCTTCGCGCTGATCTGGGCCGCGCTTGCCCTCTACACCTGGGAGATGCTGCGCCCGCGCGGACCCGTGCCTATTCCTCCGACAGGCCCAGCCGGCGGCTGA